In the Lysinibacillus sp. PLM2 genome, one interval contains:
- a CDS encoding phosphonate ABC transporter, permease protein PhnE, with protein MNAKIDVIKKKRIQLTLIFIVILLVVFGAKTLTEFSFAEGIMSIPGTLIWMGANLIPNAEAMENFPKVLEKLWETIVLSVISTTTAGIAALFFALFGSKTTKINQPIAIFSRFIASVFRNIPVVAWALVLVISFGHNVVTGYLALFFTTFGFLVRAFMETIDEASVDSVEALNATGATYFQMVFRGVIPDTLPQMISWVFFMIDTNIRNATLVGLLTGTGIGYIFDLYYKRLDYPTVGLITVAIIVVVIVIELISNKVRRLIL; from the coding sequence TTGAATGCAAAAATAGATGTTATTAAGAAAAAGCGTATTCAGTTAACATTGATTTTTATCGTAATTTTACTAGTTGTTTTTGGTGCAAAAACCTTAACGGAATTTAGTTTTGCTGAAGGAATCATGTCTATTCCAGGGACTTTAATATGGATGGGAGCTAATCTAATACCTAACGCTGAAGCTATGGAAAACTTTCCTAAGGTACTGGAAAAGTTATGGGAAACAATCGTTCTATCTGTTATTTCAACAACAACAGCTGGTATAGCAGCTTTGTTCTTTGCCTTATTTGGATCAAAAACAACTAAAATTAATCAACCAATTGCAATATTTTCTCGCTTTATCGCTTCAGTATTTCGTAATATTCCAGTTGTTGCATGGGCCTTAGTACTTGTTATCTCCTTTGGACATAATGTTGTTACAGGATATCTAGCGTTATTCTTTACGACGTTCGGGTTTTTGGTTCGTGCTTTCATGGAAACAATTGATGAAGCGAGTGTTGATTCTGTTGAGGCATTAAATGCAACAGGGGCAACATATTTCCAAATGGTTTTTAGAGGGGTTATTCCAGATACACTCCCTCAAATGATCAGCTGGGTCTTTTTCATGATCGATACAAATATTCGAAATGCTACATTGGTGGGCTTATTAACAGGTACGGGAATTGGTTATATTTTTGATCTGTATTATAAACGATTAGATTATCCGACTGTGGGTTTAATTACTGTCGCGATAATTGTTGTCGTCATTGTAATTGAACTAATTTCGAATAAAGTAAGGAGGTTGATTTTATAA
- the phnM gene encoding alpha-D-ribose 1-methylphosphonate 5-triphosphate diphosphatase, translating to MYILTNGTIVTESEMLKSHAVVVEDDRIVDIIHENEVNQFVDAHIIDANGGYISPGLVDIHSDYIETIVSPRPSSIMDMNLGLRECERILATHGITTIFHSLSYYGDDKYSHKAIRNPENVQKCVSAINESHDSEHLIRHRLHARFEIDCIDQIPILIENIKANKVHLLSFMDHTPGQGQYRNLEIYKETMLGYRDMSEEELNGIIEGHQNKRKITFEDIERISKLALERNIAVASHDDDEIEKLKLVKSFGTTISEFPITLEVAKAAKELGLQTIAGAPNILIGGSHSGNLSAAKAIQEKAIDIICSDYYPPAMLHGVFEMNEKYGEDLHYLFQLVTINPARAVNLGDEIGSIKPGKKADLLVIERMNDGYPMITSTMVDGKLILQTNYR from the coding sequence ATGTATATTTTAACGAACGGAACGATTGTAACTGAAAGTGAAATGTTAAAAAGCCATGCAGTTGTCGTAGAAGATGACCGTATTGTAGATATCATTCATGAAAATGAAGTCAATCAATTTGTAGATGCACATATTATCGATGCAAATGGAGGATATATTTCTCCAGGACTCGTTGATATTCATTCAGATTATATTGAAACAATAGTGTCACCGAGACCAAGTTCGATAATGGATATGAACCTTGGATTAAGAGAATGTGAACGAATTTTAGCTACACATGGTATCACGACGATATTCCACTCACTTTCTTATTATGGTGATGACAAATATTCGCATAAAGCGATACGTAATCCAGAAAATGTCCAAAAATGCGTTAGTGCTATTAATGAATCTCATGATTCTGAACATCTAATTCGACATCGCCTACATGCTAGATTTGAGATTGATTGTATTGATCAAATACCAATATTAATTGAAAATATAAAAGCTAATAAAGTTCATTTACTTTCTTTTATGGATCATACACCAGGACAAGGTCAGTATCGAAATCTAGAAATCTATAAAGAGACTATGCTAGGCTATCGTGATATGTCAGAAGAAGAATTGAATGGAATTATTGAGGGGCATCAAAATAAACGAAAGATTACCTTTGAAGATATTGAACGAATCAGCAAGCTTGCATTAGAACGTAATATTGCAGTAGCTTCCCATGATGACGATGAGATTGAAAAGCTGAAGCTTGTAAAGTCTTTTGGAACGACGATTAGCGAGTTTCCAATTACATTAGAGGTTGCAAAAGCAGCAAAAGAGCTCGGTCTTCAAACAATTGCGGGAGCGCCTAATATTCTGATTGGAGGTTCTCATTCAGGAAATTTAAGCGCTGCAAAAGCAATTCAGGAAAAGGCGATTGATATTATTTGTAGCGACTATTATCCGCCTGCAATGCTTCATGGAGTATTTGAAATGAATGAAAAATACGGGGAGGACCTTCACTATTTATTTCAATTGGTAACCATTAATCCAGCACGTGCAGTAAACCTAGGAGATGAAATTGGTTCAATAAAACCAGGTAAAAAGGCAGACCTATTAGTTATTGAACGGATGAATGATGGGTATCCAATGATCACATCCACAATGGTAGATGGAAAGCTTATTTTGCAAACAAATTACCGATAA
- a CDS encoding phosphatase, giving the protein MHMHSTYSDGSDTLERLFERAKQKGLTHISVVDHDTTSHVRPAKRLAETFGITFIPGIEISAYDFKRNRKVHILGYDFHDETPNIDELCKPLLQRRHLHSLWQLEQIQRAGIKVTLDHVMDHVTDGGILYKQHIMDALIDAPYTSVDYKTLYKSLFKGGGVASGDIRYVDAFKAVKAICADGGYAVVAHPGQLDSFDITEELVSVGLSGIEKIHPDHDMEQVSRIVKIANKHNLFLTGGTDYHGRYGAILETNQYFLQNPIGIPFIN; this is encoded by the coding sequence TTGCATATGCATAGCACCTATTCGGATGGTTCCGATACATTAGAACGCTTATTTGAAAGAGCAAAACAAAAGGGATTAACACATATTAGTGTAGTTGATCATGATACGACATCACATGTTCGACCTGCGAAACGCCTTGCTGAAACTTTCGGCATTACATTCATTCCGGGAATTGAAATTTCGGCTTATGATTTTAAGCGGAATCGTAAAGTACACATCCTAGGCTATGATTTTCATGATGAAACACCCAATATCGATGAGCTATGTAAGCCACTGTTACAACGAAGACATTTACATTCTCTCTGGCAATTGGAGCAAATTCAAAGAGCGGGTATTAAAGTTACATTAGATCATGTCATGGACCATGTAACAGATGGAGGGATTCTTTACAAGCAGCATATAATGGACGCATTAATTGATGCCCCATATACATCTGTTGATTATAAGACGTTATATAAGAGTCTATTTAAAGGCGGAGGGGTAGCATCTGGAGATATTCGTTATGTAGATGCCTTTAAAGCAGTGAAAGCCATTTGCGCGGATGGAGGCTATGCTGTCGTAGCCCACCCGGGTCAATTAGATTCCTTTGATATCACTGAGGAATTAGTTTCAGTTGGTTTAAGTGGAATTGAAAAAATCCACCCCGACCATGATATGGAACAAGTAAGTCGAATTGTAAAAATTGCAAATAAACATAATCTGTTTTTGACAGGTGGAACAGATTACCATGGCAGGTATGGCGCGATTTTAGAAACAAATCAATATTTTTTACAAAACCCTATTGGAATACCATTTATTAACTAA
- a CDS encoding phosphonate ABC transporter substrate-binding protein, giving the protein MKKLFSILFLSILTVLVLVGCGADNSSNSDNASSNTDSTNGQAQESEANKSPITVVWYPNESGNELKASRDALGALISKATGREVEHKLTTDYAIAIESIANGNAQIAFMGAQGYVEANAKNAAVQSLVVPSGSSGTLEDAVYYSWLAVPVDKADEYKIDGEFNLDTIEGKTISFVSPSSTSGFVIPTTGIISHFGEKEEFKDITADQLAEPNAIFPEVLFGDSHQGSAVNMILGNSDVSAFCDTCVANYIELVDGEHNKPGAIYRVKEGAAAPFNNLVGKEFILISVTPVLNAPFVVNEDVLTAEEIAALEEAFASDETANNEEIFIPEGSDAPGLFEKSEGGNERFVIVEDEWFNPIRELSN; this is encoded by the coding sequence ATGAAAAAACTTTTTTCCATACTTTTTTTGAGCATTCTTACAGTCCTGGTTCTAGTTGGTTGTGGTGCAGATAATAGCAGCAACTCTGACAATGCGAGCTCAAATACTGATTCAACAAATGGACAAGCACAAGAATCTGAAGCTAATAAATCACCAATAACAGTAGTTTGGTATCCAAATGAATCCGGTAATGAATTGAAAGCTTCTCGTGATGCGTTAGGTGCGCTTATCTCTAAAGCTACTGGTCGTGAAGTAGAACATAAATTAACTACTGACTACGCAATTGCAATCGAATCAATCGCAAACGGTAATGCACAAATTGCATTCATGGGTGCACAAGGTTATGTTGAAGCTAACGCAAAAAATGCTGCAGTACAATCATTAGTTGTTCCATCTGGATCATCAGGAACATTAGAAGATGCAGTATATTACAGCTGGTTAGCAGTACCAGTAGATAAAGCAGACGAATACAAAATTGATGGTGAATTTAATCTAGATACAATTGAGGGTAAAACAATTTCATTTGTATCCCCTTCTTCTACATCAGGATTTGTCATTCCGACAACAGGAATTATCTCTCACTTCGGTGAAAAAGAAGAATTCAAGGATATCACTGCTGATCAATTAGCAGAACCAAATGCTATTTTCCCAGAAGTTTTATTCGGTGACTCTCACCAAGGTTCAGCAGTAAATATGATATTAGGAAACTCAGATGTATCAGCATTCTGTGATACTTGTGTAGCGAACTATATTGAATTAGTAGATGGTGAACATAATAAGCCAGGCGCAATCTACCGAGTTAAAGAAGGTGCAGCGGCTCCGTTCAATAACTTAGTAGGAAAAGAATTCATTTTAATCTCAGTAACACCTGTGTTAAACGCTCCGTTTGTAGTAAATGAAGATGTTCTAACAGCTGAAGAAATAGCTGCTTTAGAAGAAGCATTTGCTTCAGATGAGACTGCGAACAATGAGGAAATCTTTATCCCAGAAGGTTCTGATGCACCGGGATTATTTGAAAAATCTGAAGGCGGAAATGAAAGATTCGTGATCGTTGAAGACGAATGGTTCAACCCGATTCGTGAACTATCAAACTAA
- the phnH gene encoding phosphonate C-P lyase system protein PhnH, which yields MAFHHTQKAFRTILDALSFPGKINQLDEGEIDMESFNSKTALVCETLLDSEVTFHVIEEEQSITHILRAFTGSHLTDLNKADYVIIPQETSIERIINSLSLVKIGNLANPHKSATIIFEVDSLLNGYYYELTGPGIKIKTELNCTIHPEIIEKRREINVEYPLGIDFILIDSRGNVVGIPRTTQITEVM from the coding sequence ATGGCATTTCACCATACACAAAAGGCGTTTCGGACAATATTAGACGCTCTTTCATTTCCTGGTAAAATCAATCAATTAGACGAAGGCGAAATTGATATGGAATCATTCAATTCCAAAACAGCTCTAGTTTGTGAAACGCTTTTAGATAGTGAGGTTACATTTCATGTTATTGAAGAAGAGCAATCTATCACTCACATCCTACGTGCTTTCACAGGAAGCCATTTAACTGACTTAAATAAAGCCGATTACGTAATCATACCGCAAGAAACATCCATTGAAAGAATTATTAATAGTCTAAGTCTTGTAAAAATAGGTAATTTAGCGAATCCGCATAAATCTGCAACAATTATTTTTGAAGTTGACAGTTTATTAAATGGGTATTACTACGAACTAACTGGACCTGGAATAAAAATAAAGACCGAACTAAATTGCACCATCCATCCTGAAATAATCGAAAAAAGAAGAGAAATCAATGTAGAGTACCCGTTAGGTATAGATTTCATCTTGATAGATTCAAGGGGAAACGTAGTAGGTATCCCAAGAACAACTCAAATTACGGAGGTAATGTAG
- a CDS encoding putative GntR-family transcriptional regulator — protein sequence MEQIEVRDYLIEKILNTKSEENHKLPSENMLAEQFSIPRKRVRDAYIYLEQMGLIESRQGIGHFVKPKKKLLDIVLTGDVSFSEKMKQQTKDYRSILTRLEQIDKKDMVFKPIQMVENASLYIVERLRYIDGEPAAIHRSYVNAELFSEIKKEQNKLSSIYQFYKLNGVQRFESKFTRLSTIFPGKYERLMLHCENLVPLILVESDNWDKDRNIQLEYTEILYRSDRFSFQLNG from the coding sequence ATGGAACAAATTGAAGTGCGAGATTACCTAATAGAAAAAATTCTGAATACTAAATCCGAAGAAAATCATAAACTACCAAGCGAAAATATGCTCGCTGAACAATTTTCAATCCCTCGAAAACGAGTAAGAGATGCATATATTTATCTCGAACAAATGGGATTAATAGAATCAAGACAAGGTATTGGGCATTTCGTAAAGCCTAAAAAGAAATTACTCGATATAGTACTAACTGGGGATGTTAGTTTTAGTGAAAAAATGAAACAACAGACGAAGGACTATCGTTCCATTCTAACTCGGCTTGAACAAATCGATAAAAAAGATATGGTTTTTAAACCTATACAAATGGTAGAAAATGCTTCACTTTATATTGTTGAAAGACTAAGGTATATCGATGGAGAACCAGCTGCAATTCATCGTTCCTATGTGAATGCAGAGCTCTTTTCAGAAATTAAAAAAGAACAGAATAAACTTTCTTCAATTTATCAGTTTTATAAATTAAACGGAGTTCAACGTTTTGAAAGTAAATTCACCCGATTATCGACGATTTTCCCAGGGAAATATGAGAGACTCATGCTACATTGCGAAAACTTGGTACCATTAATATTAGTGGAATCAGATAATTGGGATAAAGATCGAAATATCCAATTAGAATATACCGAGATTTTATACCGAAGTGATCGATTTTCATTTCAACTAAACGGCTAG
- the phnG gene encoding phosphonate C-P lyase system protein PhnG yields the protein MRRALRTKILIEVGHQEAIEMANEIIDKYEVQEILAPRQGLAMIKMRESAKNSLFYIGEVLITEAKVRLGNSYGVGMLMEENNELSRALAVIDAAYKENLPETIKWQEKLNMLEQKLNNKIKEIKCSIERTKVNFETMNS from the coding sequence ATGAGACGTGCTTTACGAACAAAAATATTAATTGAAGTTGGTCATCAAGAGGCAATCGAAATGGCGAATGAAATTATTGATAAGTATGAAGTGCAAGAAATACTAGCACCTAGACAGGGGCTCGCGATGATCAAGATGAGGGAGTCAGCTAAAAATTCACTGTTTTATATAGGAGAGGTTTTAATAACCGAAGCGAAGGTGAGATTAGGCAACAGTTATGGTGTTGGGATGTTAATGGAAGAAAACAATGAATTGTCAAGGGCATTGGCAGTAATAGATGCAGCTTATAAAGAGAATTTACCGGAGACGATTAAGTGGCAAGAGAAGTTAAACATGCTCGAACAAAAGCTTAATAACAAAATAAAAGAGATTAAATGCTCCATTGAACGTACAAAAGTAAACTTTGAAACGATGAACAGTTAA
- the phnK gene encoding ABC transporter ATP-binding protein — translation MQVESPILKIRNLTKQYGNGCPNCLQENANLEKNFCPICKTVFACKDVSIDLYRGEILGIVGESGSGKSTLMKSLYFDEEVTSGAGYLEDFHNGSLNIFTQSEQQKRYIRNTLLGMVYQNPMLGLKMSFSSISNIAEKQIAAGNRHVENMVNRSNELLDKVNIPLKRSKEPPKNFSGGMQQRVQIAKALSSNPPILLLDEVTTGLDLSVQASVLDLIKTIQRELNISMIVVSHDLAVIRMLADRTIVMLNGQIIEQGLTDQILEDPQHAYTQQLVYSLL, via the coding sequence ATGCAGGTGGAATCACCCATTCTAAAAATTAGAAATTTGACAAAGCAATATGGAAATGGATGCCCAAATTGTTTGCAGGAAAATGCAAATTTAGAAAAAAACTTTTGTCCTATCTGCAAAACGGTCTTTGCATGTAAAGATGTATCGATTGATCTTTATCGTGGTGAAATTTTAGGAATTGTTGGCGAGAGCGGAAGTGGTAAATCGACATTAATGAAAAGCTTGTATTTTGATGAAGAGGTTACATCAGGTGCTGGTTATTTAGAAGATTTTCATAATGGTTCGTTAAATATTTTCACCCAATCAGAGCAACAAAAACGATATATTCGAAACACATTGCTCGGCATGGTCTATCAAAATCCAATGCTAGGGCTAAAGATGAGTTTTTCTTCTATTAGTAATATTGCAGAAAAGCAAATTGCCGCGGGTAACCGACATGTAGAAAATATGGTAAACAGAAGTAATGAGTTGCTTGATAAAGTTAATATACCTTTGAAAAGAAGTAAGGAACCCCCTAAAAACTTTTCTGGTGGAATGCAGCAACGTGTGCAAATTGCAAAAGCCTTATCAAGTAACCCGCCAATTTTACTATTAGATGAAGTGACAACAGGTCTTGATTTATCAGTGCAAGCTTCTGTCCTAGATTTAATAAAAACGATTCAACGGGAACTAAATATTTCAATGATTGTCGTATCCCATGATTTAGCTGTCATTCGAATGCTAGCTGATCGGACAATCGTAATGTTAAATGGTCAAATTATTGAACAAGGATTAACAGATCAAATATTAGAGGATCCGCAGCATGCATATACACAACAGCTAGTATATTCATTACTTTAA
- the phnI gene encoding carbon-phosphorus lyase complex subunit PhnI: protein MGYVAVTGGKEAIEASLQHLTYERVKHGEWIDVKTIKATMRGFLDQVMSESSLYSESLAAIAMKQSEGNVEEAVFLLRAHRSTLPRLYYSTVTDPRDMLVIRRVSASFKDIPGGQILGPSYDYLHRLIDFSLITETEQDVRRKKVEFESIEVPEESSLPLEKLPKVMDYLRKEGLIQNLPVNDEQPDDVTKESLTFPSSRSERLQILTRGQTGAVVSFGYAGLRGYGSSHPNVGEVRVGYQPIHIQIDDEDEYYIGSIKLTEVESFIPANVSENGKEVLEFDIGYGACFGQNETKAIAMSILDHALENPENTPIHDEEFVLLHIDTVESTGFISHLKLPHYVTFQSKLEQIRKIKREGARK from the coding sequence ATGGGTTATGTAGCAGTAACAGGTGGTAAGGAAGCAATCGAAGCATCACTTCAACACCTAACATATGAACGAGTGAAGCATGGGGAATGGATTGATGTGAAGACGATTAAAGCTACAATGCGTGGTTTTTTAGATCAAGTAATGTCCGAGAGTAGCTTATATAGTGAAAGTTTAGCAGCAATAGCAATGAAACAAAGTGAGGGAAACGTAGAAGAAGCTGTATTCCTTTTACGTGCGCATCGCTCAACATTGCCAAGGCTGTACTACTCAACAGTAACAGACCCTCGAGATATGCTTGTAATTCGTAGGGTTTCAGCTAGTTTTAAAGACATTCCAGGGGGGCAGATTTTAGGTCCTTCTTACGATTATTTGCATCGATTAATCGATTTTTCGCTAATCACTGAAACAGAGCAAGATGTTAGGCGAAAAAAAGTGGAATTCGAAAGTATTGAAGTTCCAGAGGAAAGCTCCTTGCCTTTAGAAAAACTCCCTAAGGTGATGGATTATTTACGCAAAGAAGGACTTATTCAGAATTTACCGGTGAATGATGAACAGCCAGATGATGTAACAAAGGAAAGCTTGACTTTTCCAAGTAGCCGTAGTGAGCGTCTGCAAATTTTAACGCGAGGTCAAACAGGTGCAGTAGTATCTTTTGGATATGCGGGTCTTCGCGGTTATGGTTCATCTCATCCAAATGTGGGGGAAGTGCGAGTAGGCTATCAACCTATCCATATTCAAATAGACGATGAGGATGAATATTATATAGGCTCCATTAAATTAACGGAGGTAGAATCCTTTATTCCTGCTAATGTCAGTGAAAATGGAAAAGAGGTTCTGGAGTTTGATATTGGCTATGGAGCTTGTTTTGGTCAAAACGAAACGAAAGCAATTGCCATGTCCATTCTTGACCATGCGCTAGAAAATCCAGAAAATACACCTATTCACGATGAAGAGTTTGTACTTTTACACATCGATACTGTTGAGTCGACTGGATTTATCTCGCATTTGAAATTGCCGCATTATGTGACATTCCAATCAAAGCTTGAACAGATCAGAAAAATTAAAAGAGAAGGTGCACGCAAATGA
- the phnL gene encoding ABC transporter, with the protein MIQVEHLQKDFTIHHLNKTLHAVKDISFTVEKGKFLGIVGKSGSGKSTILKSIYGTYLPQSGAIYYDSESLGRINLVTASPREIVHLRKYEIGYVSQFLSVMPRTTAYELVVQSILETGANKQMALDEAALALGHFDLDETLWNNYPNYFSGGEKLRLNIARAVVKKPRLLLLDEPTASLDNVSKLKVRQSIEKLKAQGTTLIGIFHDLEFMEGLCDDVFTMQKVLVNSNEA; encoded by the coding sequence TTGATACAAGTTGAACATTTACAAAAGGATTTCACCATCCACCATTTGAATAAAACGTTACATGCAGTAAAAGACATTTCGTTTACTGTAGAGAAGGGAAAGTTTTTAGGAATCGTAGGCAAAAGTGGAAGTGGGAAATCCACCATCCTTAAAAGTATATACGGAACTTATCTACCTCAAAGTGGTGCTATTTATTATGATTCTGAAAGTCTTGGGAGAATCAATTTGGTGACAGCTTCACCAAGAGAGATTGTACATCTACGAAAATACGAAATTGGTTACGTATCACAATTTTTATCTGTTATGCCTCGTACTACTGCATATGAATTAGTCGTGCAATCAATTTTGGAAACGGGCGCTAATAAACAAATGGCCCTTGATGAAGCTGCGTTAGCATTAGGACACTTTGATTTAGATGAAACGCTATGGAATAATTATCCGAACTATTTTTCAGGTGGAGAAAAATTACGATTGAACATAGCAAGAGCCGTTGTGAAAAAGCCGCGACTGCTGCTGTTAGATGAGCCGACAGCAAGTCTCGATAATGTATCAAAATTAAAGGTTCGACAATCCATTGAAAAGCTTAAAGCACAAGGAACAACATTAATTGGTATATTTCATGACCTAGAGTTTATGGAAGGGCTTTGTGATGACGTATTTACAATGCAAAAAGTGTTGGTGAATTCAAATGAGGCTTGA
- the phnJ gene encoding carbon-phosphorus lyase complex subunit PhnJ, translating to MSLFPFAFLDEQSKKEIRRAVLKGVAIPGYQVPFASREMPIGRGWGTGGLQITLSLIGESDVLKVIDQGSDESVNAVNIKKLVQKTTGVETTIHTSEATMIQSRHRIPEVPLRNDQIMILQVPEPEPLRHVERSEFKTKQMHAEKEYSGAYLLLFEQIMRYNQTSQGADYPVFVHDRYVMNPSPIPRFDNPKIHQSEALMLFGAGREKKIYAVPAYTKVKSLAFDDYPFEIEKFEGKFCRATGLSNVFLDEFTDEETGETYYLCNDTSYMQEYLDQKRGI from the coding sequence ATGAGTTTGTTTCCATTCGCTTTTTTAGATGAACAATCCAAAAAGGAGATAAGACGTGCCGTTTTAAAGGGTGTTGCTATTCCTGGTTATCAAGTCCCTTTTGCATCTCGTGAAATGCCTATTGGTCGTGGCTGGGGTACAGGTGGTCTTCAAATAACTCTTTCCCTTATTGGAGAAAGTGATGTGTTAAAGGTAATAGACCAAGGATCAGATGAGTCTGTAAATGCTGTTAATATAAAAAAACTAGTTCAAAAAACAACGGGTGTTGAAACAACAATTCATACAAGTGAAGCAACGATGATTCAATCTCGACACCGAATTCCAGAAGTACCGCTAAGAAATGATCAAATAATGATTTTACAAGTACCGGAACCTGAACCGCTACGTCATGTGGAGCGTAGTGAATTTAAAACGAAACAAATGCATGCAGAAAAAGAATATAGCGGTGCTTACTTACTGTTGTTCGAGCAGATTATGCGCTATAACCAAACATCACAAGGTGCAGATTATCCAGTTTTTGTCCATGACAGATACGTTATGAATCCAAGTCCTATCCCACGTTTTGATAATCCGAAAATCCATCAAAGCGAAGCGCTTATGTTATTCGGGGCTGGACGTGAAAAGAAGATATATGCTGTCCCTGCATATACAAAGGTAAAATCCCTTGCATTTGATGATTATCCATTTGAGATTGAGAAGTTTGAAGGAAAATTTTGCAGAGCAACGGGACTTTCTAATGTCTTTTTAGATGAGTTTACAGACGAAGAGACAGGCGAAACTTACTATCTTTGTAATGACACTAGCTACATGCAAGAATATTTAGATCAGAAAAGAGGGATATAA
- the phnC gene encoding phosphonates import ATP-binding protein PhnC produces MPVILVDESTASEKLENSKKVLAKEIGTETILKIKDLYKSYNSKTPVLSNVEMELKQGEFVSIIGPSGAGKSTLLRCINRMIDPTEGSVVFDNIEMTELNKKELRKQRAKIGMVFQHYNLVSRLTVFENVLHGRFGYKSTLQGVLSIFSEKEKQLALDILDKLGMKEFAYKRCDQLSGGQKQRVGIARALVQQPKLLLCDEPIASLDPNSSKVIMDHLKQICETMGITVLVNLHQVEVAAKYSDRIIGLNKGQIVFEGLPKELSNYAIRDIYGSDLGDLLVE; encoded by the coding sequence ATGCCGGTTATATTAGTTGATGAAAGTACTGCAAGTGAAAAATTGGAAAATAGTAAAAAGGTATTGGCAAAAGAAATAGGTACTGAAACGATATTAAAAATCAAAGACCTATATAAAAGCTATAACAGTAAAACTCCAGTACTTTCAAATGTTGAAATGGAGTTAAAGCAAGGTGAATTTGTTTCTATTATTGGCCCTTCCGGAGCAGGAAAGTCAACGTTACTCCGCTGTATTAATCGTATGATCGATCCAACTGAAGGTAGTGTCGTATTTGATAATATTGAAATGACGGAGCTAAATAAAAAAGAGTTACGTAAACAGCGTGCAAAGATAGGCATGGTATTCCAGCATTATAATTTAGTTTCTAGATTAACTGTATTTGAGAATGTACTACATGGCCGCTTTGGTTATAAATCGACATTACAAGGGGTTCTTAGTATTTTTTCTGAAAAGGAAAAACAATTAGCTTTGGATATTTTAGATAAGTTAGGGATGAAGGAATTTGCATATAAGCGCTGTGACCAATTAAGTGGAGGTCAAAAACAACGCGTTGGTATTGCACGGGCATTAGTTCAACAACCAAAACTTTTATTATGTGATGAGCCGATTGCATCTCTTGACCCAAATTCGTCGAAGGTGATTATGGATCACTTAAAACAAATCTGTGAAACAATGGGAATCACCGTGTTGGTGAACCTACATCAAGTAGAGGTTGCAGCGAAATATTCTGATCGAATTATTGGATTAAATAAAGGACAAATCGTGTTTGAAGGACTTCCAAAAGAACTCTCAAACTATGCAATTCGTGATATTTATGGCTCAGATTTAGGAGATTTGTTAGTTGAATAG